From the genome of Solidesulfovibrio carbinolicus, one region includes:
- a CDS encoding peptidoglycan DD-metalloendopeptidase family protein produces MSVPEGMADVAATASLHSDVAQKLEIDALRQTLSGGKDKEAKLREACQGFESVFISKLFSQMRATVPKDGLLRGQYEDQYYSMFDKAMCDKMAEAGGIGLADMMYRQLKGKVLGGGEKAGIGDVLPANRPTGTHGLGVASSNLTVTDATLPRGGRPIQAQQLSPAVAAALARPGAAAHGQSARPALSPAHDPAEGSRQNDDGLAEAQAARPMAAPTRGDITSDYGWRTDPFKGGKAWHAGMDIAAAEGDPVAACWDGVVTYAGTKGGYGNVVEVEHPGGWKSVYGHLRGYAVRPGDSVQAGGKIAEVGSTGRSTGPHLHFELRRGSETVDPHGLLAASGVLQGPL; encoded by the coding sequence ATGAGCGTTCCCGAGGGCATGGCCGATGTGGCCGCCACCGCCTCTTTGCACAGCGACGTCGCGCAGAAGCTCGAGATCGACGCCCTGCGCCAGACGCTTTCCGGCGGCAAGGACAAGGAAGCCAAGCTGCGCGAGGCCTGCCAGGGCTTCGAATCGGTGTTCATCTCCAAGCTCTTTTCCCAGATGCGGGCCACGGTCCCCAAGGACGGGCTTTTGCGCGGCCAGTACGAGGACCAGTATTATTCCATGTTCGACAAGGCCATGTGCGACAAGATGGCCGAGGCCGGCGGCATTGGGCTGGCCGACATGATGTACCGCCAGCTCAAGGGCAAGGTGCTGGGCGGCGGCGAGAAGGCGGGCATCGGCGACGTGTTGCCGGCCAACCGGCCGACCGGAACCCATGGCCTGGGCGTGGCTTCGTCCAATCTGACCGTCACGGACGCGACCCTGCCGCGCGGCGGCCGGCCGATCCAGGCGCAGCAGCTTTCGCCGGCCGTGGCGGCGGCCCTGGCCCGGCCCGGGGCGGCGGCCCATGGCCAGTCGGCCAGGCCGGCGCTCAGTCCGGCCCATGATCCGGCAGAGGGCAGCCGTCAAAACGATGACGGGCTGGCCGAGGCCCAGGCGGCCCGGCCCATGGCCGCGCCGACCAGGGGCGACATCACCTCCGATTACGGCTGGCGCACCGATCCCTTCAAGGGCGGCAAGGCCTGGCACGCCGGCATGGACATCGCTGCGGCCGAGGGCGATCCGGTGGCCGCCTGCTGGGACGGGGTGGTCACCTATGCCGGAACCAAGGGCGGCTACGGCAACGTGGTGGAGGTGGAGCATCCCGGCGGCTGGAAGAGCGTGTACGGCCATTTGCGCGGTTACGCCGTGCGGCCGGGCGACAGCGTCCAGGCTGGCGGAAAAATTGCAGAGGTAGGAAGCACCGGACGCTCCACCGGGCCGCATTTGCACTTCGAACTGCGCCGGGGCAGCGAAACGGTGGACCCGCATGGCCTGCTGGCCGCTTCGGGAGTCCTGCAGGGTCCTCTGTAA
- the flgN gene encoding flagellar export chaperone FlgN, whose translation MKGLILSNLRRQLGAVTLLESLLAEEFSHLSTRQPAAVASVEFSIQELLRQITAERHSLHALYAALDPQAKRLADLAGQLDPQTREAAQGLYEAIEKTEQRSAKQASRNYAMALGLYDVTKSSLDNLQKLMTPKKGVYGARGRMASATPPPGMISGRL comes from the coding sequence ATGAAGGGTCTGATACTTTCGAACCTGCGCCGGCAGCTTGGGGCCGTCACTCTCCTGGAAAGCCTTCTGGCGGAAGAATTTTCCCATCTTTCCACGCGCCAGCCAGCGGCGGTAGCCTCGGTGGAATTTTCCATCCAGGAGTTGCTGCGCCAGATCACGGCGGAGCGCCACAGCCTCCACGCCCTGTACGCCGCCCTGGACCCCCAGGCCAAGCGGCTGGCCGATCTGGCCGGACAGCTCGACCCCCAGACCCGGGAGGCGGCCCAGGGCCTTTATGAGGCCATCGAAAAGACCGAGCAGCGCTCGGCCAAGCAGGCCTCGCGCAACTATGCCATGGCTCTTGGGCTGTATGACGTGACCAAGTCGAGCCTGGACAACCTGCAAAAGCTCATGACCCCGAAAAAGGGCGTCTACGGGGCCAGGGGCCGCATGGCCTCGGCCACGCCGCCTCCGGGCATGATCAGCGGGAGGCTCTGA
- the flgK gene encoding flagellar hook-associated protein FlgK: MSGITSLLSMGAGALRANQAALQVTGNNISNVDTEGYSRQSVVLKDGQYVNTFTGQVGTGVVAQEVVRAHDKFVEAQYLTKVSARDRYQTLYNGLQSVQNLVNESNTDGLNTSLNKFFDDWGDLTTSPESAAVRQTLVDDTETLLSTLRSQADSMRQLEDQANQSIAAGVDQLNELAKDIADLNNQINQTQIDGKSNPNNLYDLRDVKLREMAGLVDISVVDNGKGNITVYTTAGQTVVDGVVAFDFKFEQGQTVRQLSPTSLGPPVSDVQAYYDGADNDEYTLKVVSGGAVGGGAAFQVSLDGGRTWLTNDDGTTAVYQAEAAGSKVRVGDLDIWFANVDDPTTPAADNLNVGDTFTLVPKKALYWYTTAGTAENITPQQYADGTDNTRRLTGGALAGAFLFRDEELGEFQDTLDAFAKSMVWEVNRIHSQGAGLKNFSSVLGTNAVVDSTFALDSPTSGLDYGNRLQSGASMMYVYDANGALTASAAISFTPGDSLDDVITAINGAFGGAVTASVVNSRLSIVGTGGATFQFGDDSSGVLAALGVNTFLTGSQASDVAVNDVVGTDLNRINAGHVGADGLVAVGDNLTAKAMTELENTKIAFYVAGKTTVNQTLTDYYASLVSKVGSDTAAASYQATYQAALAAELNEQQLSTSGVNLDEELTNMIKFQHSYQAAAKLVSTANSMFETVLGLKN, translated from the coding sequence ATGTCCGGCATCACTTCCCTGCTTTCCATGGGGGCAGGGGCCCTTCGCGCCAACCAGGCGGCCTTGCAGGTCACCGGCAACAACATTTCCAATGTTGACACCGAGGGCTACAGCCGCCAGTCGGTGGTGCTCAAAGACGGCCAGTACGTCAACACGTTCACCGGCCAGGTCGGCACCGGCGTGGTGGCCCAGGAAGTGGTGCGCGCCCATGACAAGTTCGTCGAGGCCCAATACCTGACCAAGGTGTCGGCCCGGGACCGCTACCAGACCCTCTACAACGGCCTGCAAAGCGTGCAGAACCTCGTCAACGAGTCCAACACCGACGGGCTCAACACCTCGCTGAACAAATTTTTCGACGACTGGGGCGACCTGACCACCAGTCCGGAAAGCGCCGCCGTGCGCCAGACCCTGGTGGACGACACCGAGACCCTGCTCAGCACCCTGCGCTCCCAGGCCGATTCCATGCGGCAACTCGAAGACCAGGCCAACCAGAGCATCGCCGCCGGCGTCGATCAGCTCAACGAACTGGCCAAGGACATCGCCGACCTCAACAACCAGATCAACCAGACCCAGATCGACGGCAAGAGCAATCCCAATAATCTCTACGACCTGCGTGACGTCAAGCTGCGCGAGATGGCGGGCCTTGTCGACATCAGCGTCGTTGACAATGGCAAGGGCAACATCACGGTCTACACCACGGCCGGCCAGACCGTGGTGGACGGGGTGGTGGCCTTTGATTTCAAGTTCGAGCAGGGCCAGACCGTGCGCCAGCTTTCGCCCACGTCCCTTGGCCCTCCCGTCAGCGACGTCCAAGCCTACTACGACGGCGCCGACAACGACGAATACACCCTCAAGGTGGTGTCGGGCGGCGCCGTGGGCGGCGGCGCGGCCTTTCAGGTGTCCCTGGACGGCGGCCGCACCTGGCTGACCAACGACGACGGCACGACGGCGGTCTATCAGGCCGAGGCCGCAGGTTCCAAGGTCCGGGTCGGCGACCTCGACATCTGGTTCGCCAACGTTGACGATCCGACCACGCCGGCCGCCGACAACCTCAATGTCGGCGACACCTTTACCCTGGTCCCGAAAAAGGCCCTGTACTGGTACACCACGGCCGGCACGGCCGAGAACATCACCCCCCAGCAGTACGCCGACGGCACGGACAACACCCGGCGTCTCACCGGGGGGGCGCTGGCCGGCGCGTTCCTGTTCCGCGACGAGGAGCTTGGCGAGTTTCAGGACACCCTCGACGCCTTTGCCAAGAGCATGGTCTGGGAGGTCAACCGCATCCATTCCCAGGGCGCGGGCCTGAAGAATTTCAGTTCGGTCCTAGGAACAAACGCCGTGGTCGATTCGACTTTTGCCCTGGATTCGCCGACTTCCGGTCTTGACTACGGCAACCGCCTCCAGTCCGGCGCGTCCATGATGTACGTCTACGACGCGAACGGCGCGCTCACGGCCAGCGCCGCCATCAGCTTCACCCCCGGCGACTCCCTTGACGACGTCATCACCGCGATCAACGGCGCCTTTGGCGGCGCCGTCACCGCTTCGGTGGTCAACAGTCGGCTGTCCATCGTGGGAACAGGCGGGGCGACTTTCCAATTCGGCGACGATTCTTCGGGTGTTTTGGCCGCCCTTGGCGTCAACACGTTTCTCACCGGCTCACAGGCTTCGGACGTGGCCGTCAACGATGTCGTCGGCACCGACCTCAACCGGATCAACGCCGGCCACGTGGGGGCGGACGGGCTGGTGGCCGTGGGCGACAACCTCACGGCCAAGGCCATGACCGAACTGGAAAACACAAAAATCGCTTTTTATGTCGCGGGCAAGACCACGGTGAACCAGACGCTTACCGACTATTACGCCTCCCTGGTTTCCAAGGTCGGTTCGGACACCGCCGCCGCCTCGTACCAGGCCACCTACCAAGCGGCCCTGGCCGCCGAGCTCAACGAGCAGCAGCTCTCGACTTCCGGCGTCAATCTTGATGAGGAACTGACCAACATGATCAAGTTCCAGCATTCCTACCAGGCCGCGGCCAAGCTCGTCAGCACCGCCAATTCGATGTTCGAGACAGTCCTGGGGCTCAAGAACTAG
- the flgL gene encoding flagellar hook-associated protein FlgL, with protein MVMRVAQQSIYGSIVRQNNAALSKLMETNLQSSTQKRINAPSDDPNGAALVLQTRCDISQLTQYKRNITSAEGWLTQSDSALTSVSTLITSIKGYAEQGATGSVTEENRGEIASAVRQYFQQLISLANTEYSGQSLFAGQKTNAEAFSQSLWMNSNDAAFDAVVASNGGFTLTGSSNSTLLVQFMGTDTAGHQPAFSYSADGGTTWTAGSYNTATTDDPQELNLGGVTMTLGNDALDSVTACADHEDADGTWMWIRPTAVYNGNTNDGVTVVNATGSVATVTASVAGVFSGNVAVRLDEDCDFSAPFAYSYSTDGGRSWVSGNTSGTPSGTTVSLPVPGGSLTLDSAATVVSGSQFFIQPSTADINVAISPTDSVTVNGVGKDIFGGVYNGQAVTFEGSVDANLFETVGKLVGYLETNNQQGCQEALDQLTASQEQVLTVAASVGARENRVTAAGVMVDTLAENADDTLSKTEDADLTELITKLAQQELAYQAVLKSSSTVMNLSLVSYI; from the coding sequence ATGGTCATGCGCGTCGCCCAGCAAAGCATCTACGGCTCCATCGTCCGGCAAAACAACGCCGCCTTGAGCAAGCTCATGGAGACCAATCTCCAGTCGTCCACCCAAAAGCGCATCAACGCGCCCTCCGACGATCCCAACGGCGCGGCCTTGGTGCTCCAGACGCGCTGCGACATCAGCCAGCTCACCCAATACAAGCGCAACATCACCAGCGCCGAAGGCTGGCTGACCCAGTCCGACAGCGCGCTGACCTCGGTCAGCACGCTCATCACCTCCATCAAGGGCTATGCCGAGCAGGGGGCCACAGGCTCGGTCACCGAGGAGAACCGGGGAGAGATCGCCTCGGCCGTGCGCCAGTATTTCCAGCAGCTCATCTCCCTGGCCAACACCGAATACAGCGGGCAGTCGTTGTTTGCCGGCCAAAAAACCAATGCCGAGGCCTTTTCGCAGTCCCTGTGGATGAATTCCAATGACGCGGCTTTCGACGCCGTGGTCGCCTCCAACGGCGGCTTCACCCTCACCGGTTCCAGCAATTCCACACTGCTGGTGCAGTTCATGGGCACCGACACCGCCGGACACCAGCCGGCGTTTTCCTACTCCGCCGATGGCGGGACCACCTGGACCGCCGGCTCCTACAATACCGCCACCACCGACGATCCCCAGGAACTCAACCTCGGCGGCGTGACCATGACCCTGGGCAATGACGCCCTGGACAGCGTCACGGCCTGCGCCGACCACGAGGACGCGGACGGCACCTGGATGTGGATCCGGCCCACGGCGGTCTACAACGGCAACACCAACGACGGCGTGACCGTCGTCAACGCGACCGGTTCCGTGGCCACGGTCACGGCCTCGGTGGCCGGGGTGTTTTCCGGCAACGTCGCCGTGCGTCTGGACGAGGACTGCGATTTCAGCGCGCCCTTTGCCTATTCCTACAGCACCGACGGCGGCCGCTCCTGGGTGTCGGGCAACACCTCGGGCACGCCCAGCGGCACGACGGTGAGCCTGCCCGTGCCCGGCGGTTCGCTGACCCTCGACAGCGCCGCCACCGTGGTTTCCGGCAGCCAGTTCTTCATCCAGCCCAGCACCGCCGACATCAACGTGGCCATTTCCCCCACGGACTCGGTCACGGTCAACGGCGTGGGCAAGGACATCTTCGGCGGGGTCTACAACGGCCAGGCCGTGACCTTCGAAGGGTCGGTGGACGCCAACCTGTTCGAGACCGTGGGCAAGCTCGTGGGCTACCTCGAAACCAACAATCAGCAGGGTTGCCAGGAAGCCCTGGATCAGCTGACGGCGTCCCAGGAGCAGGTGCTCACCGTGGCCGCCTCGGTGGGCGCGCGGGAAAATCGGGTGACGGCGGCCGGCGTCATGGTCGATACCCTGGCCGAGAACGCGGACGACACGCTGAGCAAAACCGAGGACGCCGACTTGACCGAGCTCATCACCAAGCTGGCCCAGCAGGAGCTGGCCTATCAGGCCGTGCTCAAGTCCTCGAGCACGGTGATGAACCTGTCCCTGGTCAGCTATATTTAG
- the csrA gene encoding carbon storage regulator CsrA, giving the protein MLILTRRPGESLHLGDHIKITVLGVQGKQIKIGLEVPDDMQVYREEVYLRVLEQNRQALCAMDSDVLAAAKLWPKKTNE; this is encoded by the coding sequence ATGCTCATCTTGACCCGGAGGCCGGGCGAAAGCCTGCACCTCGGAGACCATATCAAGATCACCGTCCTGGGGGTCCAGGGCAAGCAGATCAAGATCGGGCTGGAAGTGCCCGACGACATGCAGGTGTATCGCGAAGAGGTTTATCTGCGGGTGCTTGAACAGAATCGGCAGGCGCTTTGCGCCATGGATTCCGATGTCCTGGCGGCGGCGAAGTTATGGCCAAAAAAAACGAACGAATAG
- the fliW gene encoding flagellar assembly protein FliW: MAKKNERIVETRLGRLTLPEERVLQFPRGLIGFGDQREFTLIQVREDSPFLVLQSLDNPSLGLLVADPYSFMTEYEVVIGEADRRLLGIDSREQATVLVTVTIPQGMPERTTLNLSGPIVVNNEARVGLQIPQTDSRYPAHYTPGMATPKKS, from the coding sequence ATGGCCAAAAAAAACGAACGAATAGTGGAAACGCGCCTTGGGCGCTTGACGTTGCCGGAAGAACGGGTGCTGCAATTCCCCAGGGGCCTCATCGGCTTCGGGGATCAGCGGGAATTCACCCTCATCCAGGTGCGCGAGGACTCCCCGTTTTTGGTGCTGCAAAGCCTCGACAACCCGTCGCTGGGGCTGCTCGTGGCCGATCCCTACTCGTTTATGACCGAATACGAAGTGGTCATCGGCGAGGCGGACCGGCGGCTTTTAGGCATCGACTCCCGGGAGCAGGCCACCGTCCTGGTCACCGTGACCATCCCCCAGGGGATGCCCGAGCGTACCACCTTAAATCTCAGCGGCCCCATCGTGGTCAACAACGAAGCCCGCGTCGGCCTGCAAATTCCCCAGACCGACTCGCGCTATCCGGCCCATTATACGCCGGGCATGGCCACTCCCAAAAAGAGCTGA
- the flgM gene encoding flagellar biosynthesis anti-sigma factor FlgM, whose product MDIKNIFGINQPYGQNRVGRSDSGESSSVSRGKTDNSGGASGSSADRVTLSDGGRLVSVATRTAQEAPESRADKVASLKAQVEAGTYQPDSKKIAEKLLTMESELFG is encoded by the coding sequence ATGGACATCAAGAACATCTTCGGAATCAATCAGCCCTACGGGCAAAATCGTGTCGGGCGCAGCGACTCCGGCGAATCTTCAAGTGTGTCGAGGGGCAAGACGGACAACTCCGGCGGCGCGTCCGGTTCGTCGGCCGACCGGGTGACGCTTTCCGACGGCGGCAGGCTCGTGTCCGTGGCCACGCGCACGGCACAGGAAGCCCCGGAATCGCGGGCCGACAAGGTCGCGTCCCTCAAGGCCCAGGTGGAGGCCGGCACCTACCAGCCGGACTCCAAGAAAATCGCCGAGAAGCTGCTGACCATGGAGTCGGAACTGTTCGGCTAG
- a CDS encoding DVU0524 family FlgM-associated protein — protein MTAIPYQVSAMLRTYGRQVTTARRLARFRRSLQPVDDEQSQISREAKRRELVGRVAAEIVENCIVAGSDTPVVEELKAELEEELGFPVVFAYPPEEQEMQIFRKDPGREAVPLVGEAKAAAMRRLWELALEKVDATML, from the coding sequence GTGACCGCCATCCCTTATCAGGTCAGCGCCATGTTGCGCACCTACGGAAGGCAGGTGACCACGGCCCGGCGGCTGGCCCGGTTCCGCCGGTCGCTGCAGCCTGTCGATGACGAGCAATCCCAGATTTCCCGGGAAGCCAAGCGCCGGGAACTGGTGGGGCGGGTGGCGGCCGAGATCGTGGAGAACTGCATCGTGGCCGGCAGCGACACGCCGGTGGTCGAGGAGCTCAAGGCCGAACTGGAAGAGGAACTCGGTTTCCCCGTGGTGTTCGCCTATCCGCCGGAAGAACAGGAAATGCAGATTTTTCGCAAGGACCCGGGACGAGAAGCCGTGCCCCTCGTCGGCGAGGCCAAGGCGGCCGCCATGCGGCGGCTGTGGGAATTGGCCCTGGAAAAAGTTGACGCAACCATGCTCTAA
- a CDS encoding NAD(+)/NADH kinase produces the protein MSRPIRTVLVIYKADHDQARAMAWTVAQWLAARDVVCLVRENLPDAAHAVLPAGVVVATPPDLALVLGGDGTMLSAARKRVVDGVPLLGINLGRVGFMTSAGLADWEDVLGDILQNGFVETRRLMIEVAVIRRGETVFSTISVNDAVISRGAMARLAAFDVTLGDTDVCTLRADGVVISTPTGSTAYCVSAGGPLIYPGLDVLCVVPICPFLSDFKPVVVPADAPVRLALSAPETNMYLTCDGQELFALDDHDVVLVTKADRCLRLAKRPGESYFERLRLKGFINRP, from the coding sequence ATGTCGCGCCCCATACGCACCGTTCTCGTCATCTACAAAGCCGACCACGACCAGGCCCGGGCCATGGCCTGGACCGTGGCCCAATGGCTTGCCGCCCGGGACGTCGTGTGTCTCGTGCGGGAAAACCTGCCCGACGCCGCCCACGCGGTCCTGCCGGCCGGGGTCGTGGTGGCCACGCCGCCGGATCTGGCCCTGGTCCTTGGCGGCGACGGCACCATGCTCTCGGCTGCCCGCAAGCGCGTGGTCGATGGCGTGCCGCTACTGGGCATCAACCTCGGCCGGGTGGGGTTCATGACCTCGGCCGGCCTGGCCGACTGGGAAGACGTGCTCGGCGACATCCTGCAAAACGGTTTTGTCGAGACCCGCCGCCTCATGATCGAGGTGGCCGTCATCCGTCGGGGCGAGACGGTCTTTTCCACCATCTCGGTCAACGACGCCGTGATCAGCCGGGGAGCCATGGCCCGGCTGGCCGCCTTTGACGTGACCCTTGGCGACACCGACGTCTGCACGCTGCGGGCCGACGGCGTGGTCATCTCCACGCCCACCGGCTCCACCGCCTACTGCGTCTCGGCCGGCGGGCCGCTCATCTACCCGGGCCTGGACGTCCTGTGCGTGGTGCCCATCTGCCCGTTTTTAAGCGACTTCAAACCCGTGGTCGTGCCGGCCGACGCGCCGGTGCGCCTGGCCCTGTCGGCCCCGGAAACCAACATGTACCTGACCTGCGACGGTCAGGAACTCTTTGCCCTGGACGACCACGACGTGGTGCTCGTCACCAAGGCCGACCGCTGCCTGCGTCTGGCCAAGCGCCCGGGGGAGAGCTATTTCGAGCGCCTGCGGCTCAAGGGATTTATTAACCGCCCATGA
- a CDS encoding ARMT1-like domain-containing protein yields MIQEVPSVLPVPGQAPRYGVDPILDAWLLHFMTENNLEHSIDPEKNASPEQLRFMVALAPDQIYVPCTDAMFGHLLTEQADPQVVAEYDARLARIDGLIDAFVPDDYTRRKIRTLCQLKYRQALVKPTLIPSRLGKRLNTIFLTQSGLDDPYRERRRAANRRAFAFIQSETFRGMLHACPTDLPGCGSIPELRHVLDLLELKRLFAMSVMPEVWEGDGACPGPEALDAVMESFPPEFSRLETMLDPRRGARLKILYLVDTAGGVMFDLLAVRTLLRMGHRVMLAFKEGFYFEAPTIWDTDGDPILDTALADAHFLTDQRITKNDLLQVIRENPLTVISDGTRERLNLYRVSVTFARAWKEADLVVAKGERNHRRLILTSHQFTRDVAAFYRLPGDGLRFDFKPRAPGAVSFTEAEITAKAEEIILGMRQAKTAGRSVMFYSAIIGSVPGQTKVAIELVTAFVAYLRRKSPGVYIINPAEHFEEGMDADDLMFMWEKVQRSGLIDVWRFQTHFDIEKSFELIGRKAPPVWAGKDATFSTGCTKEMRIALSMQQRHREMQIIGPDPEKFFRRREYGVGRFCDAGIDCG; encoded by the coding sequence ATGATCCAGGAAGTGCCCTCCGTTCTGCCCGTCCCCGGCCAGGCCCCGCGCTACGGCGTCGATCCCATTCTCGACGCCTGGCTTTTGCATTTCATGACCGAGAACAACCTCGAACACTCCATCGACCCGGAAAAAAACGCCTCCCCCGAGCAACTGCGCTTCATGGTGGCCCTGGCCCCGGACCAGATCTATGTGCCCTGCACCGACGCCATGTTCGGGCACCTGCTCACCGAACAGGCCGATCCGCAGGTGGTGGCCGAGTATGACGCCCGCCTGGCCCGCATCGACGGGCTCATCGACGCGTTTGTCCCTGACGACTACACCCGGCGCAAAATTCGCACCCTGTGCCAGCTCAAGTACCGTCAGGCCCTGGTCAAGCCCACGCTGATTCCCTCGCGCCTGGGCAAGCGCCTCAACACCATTTTTCTCACCCAGTCGGGCCTGGACGACCCCTACCGGGAACGCCGCCGGGCCGCTAACCGCCGGGCTTTCGCCTTCATCCAAAGCGAAACCTTTCGCGGCATGCTCCACGCCTGCCCGACCGATCTGCCCGGCTGCGGCTCCATCCCCGAGCTGCGCCATGTCCTAGATCTGCTGGAGCTCAAGCGGCTGTTCGCCATGTCCGTCATGCCCGAGGTCTGGGAGGGCGACGGGGCCTGCCCCGGCCCGGAAGCCCTGGACGCGGTCATGGAGAGCTTCCCGCCGGAGTTTTCCCGGCTGGAGACCATGCTCGACCCCCGGCGCGGGGCCAGGCTCAAGATCCTCTATCTCGTCGATACCGCCGGCGGGGTCATGTTCGACCTGCTGGCCGTGCGCACGCTGTTGCGCATGGGCCACCGGGTCATGCTGGCCTTCAAGGAGGGGTTCTACTTCGAGGCCCCGACCATCTGGGACACCGACGGCGACCCCATCCTGGACACGGCCCTGGCCGACGCCCATTTCCTCACCGACCAGCGCATCACCAAAAACGATCTGCTGCAGGTCATCCGTGAAAACCCGCTCACCGTCATCTCCGACGGCACCCGCGAGCGGCTCAATCTCTACCGCGTGTCCGTGACCTTCGCCCGGGCCTGGAAAGAGGCCGATCTCGTGGTGGCCAAGGGCGAGCGCAACCACCGCCGGCTCATCCTCACCAGCCACCAGTTCACCCGGGACGTGGCCGCCTTCTACCGTCTGCCCGGCGACGGGCTGCGTTTCGACTTCAAGCCCCGCGCCCCCGGAGCGGTGTCCTTTACCGAGGCCGAGATCACGGCCAAGGCCGAGGAGATCATCCTCGGCATGCGCCAGGCCAAGACGGCCGGACGGTCGGTGATGTTCTACAGCGCTATCATCGGCTCGGTGCCGGGCCAGACCAAGGTGGCCATCGAGCTGGTCACGGCCTTTGTGGCCTACCTGCGCCGCAAGTCGCCCGGGGTCTATATCATCAATCCGGCCGAGCATTTCGAGGAGGGCATGGACGCCGACGATTTGATGTTCATGTGGGAAAAGGTGCAGCGCAGCGGCCTTATTGACGTGTGGCGGTTCCAGACCCACTTCGACATCGAAAAGAGCTTTGAGCTCATCGGCCGCAAGGCGCCGCCGGTCTGGGCCGGCAAGGACGCCACCTTCTCCACCGGCTGCACCAAGGAAATGCGCATCGCCCTGTCCATGCAGCAGCGCCACCGGGAAATGCAGATCATCGGCCCGGACCCGGAAAAGTTCTTCCGCCGCCGCGAATACGGCGTGGGGCGGTTCTGCGACGCGGGCATCGATTGCGGGTAG
- a CDS encoding sulfide-dependent adenosine diphosphate thiazole synthase, translated as MSLDERVITQAILETYFEKFKSSLDLDVAIVGGGPSGMTAARLLAKDGFNVALFERKLSLGGGMWGGGMTFNMIVVQEESVHLLTDVGVPVKRYKDNYFTADAVAATTTLASAACLAGAKIFNCMSVEDVMLREENGVKRVTGIVINSSPVEIAGLHVDPVVLGSKYLVEATGHAVEVLQTLVRKNDVRLNTPSGGIEGEQSMWADTAEINTVKNTREIFPGLYVAGMAANASYGSYRMGPIFGGMLLSGEKVAADIAAKLKG; from the coding sequence ATGTCTCTCGACGAACGCGTTATCACCCAGGCCATCCTGGAGACCTATTTCGAGAAGTTCAAATCGAGCCTTGATCTTGACGTCGCCATCGTCGGCGGCGGCCCCTCGGGCATGACCGCCGCCCGGCTTTTGGCCAAAGACGGCTTCAACGTCGCCCTTTTTGAACGCAAGCTATCCCTTGGCGGCGGCATGTGGGGCGGCGGCATGACGTTTAACATGATCGTCGTCCAGGAAGAGAGCGTGCACCTGCTCACCGACGTGGGCGTGCCCGTCAAACGCTACAAGGACAACTACTTCACCGCCGACGCCGTGGCCGCCACCACCACCCTGGCCTCGGCCGCCTGCCTGGCCGGCGCCAAGATCTTCAACTGCATGAGCGTCGAGGACGTCATGCTGCGCGAGGAAAACGGCGTCAAACGCGTCACCGGCATCGTCATCAACTCCTCGCCCGTGGAGATCGCCGGCCTGCACGTCGATCCCGTGGTGCTGGGTTCCAAATACCTCGTCGAGGCCACTGGCCACGCCGTGGAAGTGCTGCAAACCCTGGTGCGCAAAAACGACGTGCGCCTCAACACGCCCTCGGGCGGCATCGAGGGCGAACAGTCCATGTGGGCCGATACGGCCGAGATCAACACCGTCAAGAACACCCGCGAGATTTTCCCGGGCCTGTACGTGGCCGGCATGGCCGCCAACGCCAGCTACGGCTCCTACCGCATGGGGCCGATCTTCGGCGGCATGCTGCTGTCGGGCGAAAAAGTCGCCGCCGACATCGCGGCCAAGCTCAAAGGCTAG